One window of the Tubulanus polymorphus chromosome 11, tnTubPoly1.2, whole genome shotgun sequence genome contains the following:
- the LOC141912667 gene encoding osmotic avoidance abnormal protein 3-like, giving the protein MAAEAVKVIVRCRPMNDRERSLNCKTCVKMEASRGQCQIQNPADEKAPPKTFTFDGAYFMDSTTEQIYADIGYPLVEGVTEGYNGTIFAYGQTGCGKSFSMQGIQDPTTQRGIIPRAFEHIFETISVTEGTKFLVHASFLEIYNEEIRDLLGKDVKIKLDLKEHPEKGVYVQGLSKHTVHTVSDCERVMEKGWRNRSTGSTLMNADSSRSHSIFTINLEMANTDENGEDHIRAGKLNLVDLAGSERQAKTGATGDRLKEATKINLSLSALGNVISALVDGRSKHIPYRDSKLTRLLQDSLGGNTKTLMVACLSPADNNYDETLSTLRYANRAKNIKNKPKINEDPKDALLREYQEEIQKLKAMLMGQIPLPQGGLTGVPAAAAPAPPPPAPVPAPEVIEKVVVVDHSAEIEAEKLRIRKEYELQLASMQGKYEEEKVSKAKLQEDMSKLRQFYDSKLSLVEGKYTDLPPTAAVLGEDGYDLFQPADDERYENNVAPRAMTVQSVNSEVSSAPEIEEHSVVIVEGDDGGHEVGRGVDSVLSMADRQGETYSPQSPAPAAARQHAVHLGTTKHDVDLAPILATSSSTATPEQTAIIHQHEEALKKNEGNVASKDEALLRLQELQSQMVGGEAANNLEVKERRRVKRKHAEERKIKLAAANSHLEDDGIMEGIFDSIQDELKIKNKLLDKEKQRTESLRREIVDLQSEFEFDRIDYLDSIRRQDKQIKLLQSIIDKIHPCIRRDCNYSNLDRVKTECVWDEENERWRVPQLIVEKTALPTGMPVPGGRTNDKRLKQNGEYHENDRYRMILSQKNDDVATNYFQSRRSNQILTQQYGTRGETLSAGAGPPPSNFNMNGSRTALSWQQNGTVANGGEHNGSMSNEKLRAAHVHGQINTLEDLPIRKPARLTSLATPQTSASKKKKKKSPPADLEGVF; this is encoded by the exons ATGGCTGCCGAGGCGGTGAAGGTGATCGTTAGGTGTCGGCCGATGAACGACCGAGAACGCAGTTTAAACTGTAAAACATGCGTGAAGATGGAAGCGTCGCGCGGCCAGTGTCAGATTCAGAATCCCGCCGATGAAAAAGCACCGCCGAAAACGTTCACATTCGACGGAGCTTATTTCATGGATTCTACGACGGAACAAATCTACGCCGATATCGGCTACCCTTTAGTCGAG GGTGTTACAGAAGGTTACAATGGAACGATATTCGCCTACGGACAAACTGGTTGTGGAAAATCATTTAGTATGCAGGGAATACAAGACCCAACAACGCAAAGAGGAATTATACCAAG AGCATTTGAACACATATTTGAGACAATCTCGGTGACGGAAGGAACAAAGTTTTTAGTGCACGCGTCGTTTCTGGAAATATACAACGAAGAAATACGTGATCTGCTCGGGAAAGATGTGAAAATTAAACTAGACCTGAAAGAACATCCGGAGAAAGGTGTTTACGTAcaag GTTTATCGAAGCACACCGTTCACACTGTGTCCGACTGTGAGCGAGTGATGGAGAAAGGTTGGCGCAATCGTTCCACGGGATCGACGCTAATGAACGCCGACTCATCGCGTAGTCACTCGATATTCACAATCAATCTAGAAATGGCGAACACCGACGAGAACGGAGAGGATCACATCCGAGCTGGAAAACTGAATCTAGTCGATTTAGCCGGTTCTGAGCGACAAGCTAAAACAG GTGCTACCGGCGATCGGCTGAAAGAAGCAACGAAAATCAACTTATCGCTGTCTGCTTTGGGAAACGTGATATCGGCGTTGGTCGACGGTCGATCGAAACATATTCCGTACAGAGATTCGAAATTGACACGTCTGCTGCAGGATTCACTCGGCGGGAATACTAAAACTCTGATGGTCGCCTGTCTGTCACCGGCTGATAATAATTACGATGAAACTCTCAGTACGCTGAG ATACGCGAACCGCGCCAAGAATATCAAGAACAAGccgaagataaatgaagacCCAAAAGACGCGCTTTTGCGCGAGTATCAAGAGGAGATTCAGAAGTTGAAAGCGATGTTGATGGGTCAGATACCTTTACCTCAAGGCGGTCTTACCGGAG TTCCCGCAGCTGCTGCTCCAGCGCCACCACCACCCGCACCTGTGCCTGCACCTGAGGTCATCGAAAAAGTCGTCGTTGTCGACCACAGCGCTGAGATCGAAGCAGAGAAATTACGAATCAGAAAG gAATATGAATTACAATTGGCGTCGATGCAAGGCAAATACGAAGAAGAGAAAGTATCGAAGGCTAAACTTCAAGAGGACATGTCAAAACTACGGCAATTTTACGACTCGAAACTGTCACTCGTCGAAGGCAAATATACTGACCTGCCCCCTACCGCTGCAG TGTTAGGTGAAGATGGTTACGACTTGTTTCAACCGGCCGATGATGAACGTTATGAAAATAATG TTGCGCCGCGAGCGATGACCGTGCAGAGCGTTAATTCAGAAGTCTCATCGGCGCCGGAAATTGAAGAACATTCCGTCGTAATCGTTGAAGGGGATGACGGGGGAC aCGAAGTCGGACGTGGAGTTGATAGTGTTTTGAGTATGGCT GATCGTCAAGGGGAGACGTATTCACCGCAGTCACCGGCACCAGCAGCGGCGCGACAGCACGCTGTTCACCTCGGTACGACGAAACACGACGTCGATCTCGCTCCAATCCTCGCTACCAGTTCATCGACGGCGACTCCCGAGCAGACGGCTATCATTCATCAACACGAGGAGGCTTTGAAAAA GAATGAAGGCAATGTAGCTAGTAAAGATGAGGCTTTATTAAG ACTGCAAGAACTTCAGAGTCAAATGGTTGGTGGAGAAGCGGCGAACAATCTGGAAGTGAAAGAACGTCGCAGAGTTAAACGCAAACACGCTGAAGAGCGCAAAATCAAACTAGCCG CGGCCAATAGTCATCTAGAAGACGACGGTATTATGGAAGGAATATTCGACTCTATTCAAGACGAgcttaaaatcaaaaataaacttctcgataaagaaaaacaaagg ACGGAATCTTTACGTCGAGAAATCGTCGATTTACAATCGGAATTCGAATTCGATCGAATCGACTACCTTGACTCGATTCGTCGACAAGACAAACAGATCAAGTTATTACAATCGATCATCGATAAAATTCATCCGTGCATCCGTCGAGATTGTAACTATAGCAACCTGGATCGCGTGAAAACAGAGTGCGTCTGGGACGAGGAGAATGAACGATGGCGCGTGCCACAGTTGATCGTCGAGAAAACAGCTTTACCAACAG GGATGCCGGTGCCCGGCGGACGAACAAATGATAAACGTCTGAAACAGAACGGAGAGTATCATGAAAATGATCGTTATCGTATG ATACTCAGTCAGAAAAACGACGACGTCGCTACCAACTATTTCCAGAGTCGCCGTTCGAATCAAATTCTCACCCAACAATACGGAACTCGTG gtgaGACTCTATCAGCTGGTGCCGGGCCACCACCGTCAAATTTCAACATGAACGGCAGTCGTACTGCGTTATCGTGGCAACAAAACGGCACCGTTGCCAATGGCGGCGAACACAATGGTTCAATGTCGAACGAGAAGCTGCGAGCGGCGCACGTACATGGACAGATTAACACGCTCGAAGATTTACCGATTCGTAAACCGGCGCGTTTGACTTCGCTGGCGACTCCGCAAACTTCGGCGtcgaagaagaagaagaaaaagTCGCCGCCGGCTGATTTGGAGGGAGTGTTTTGA
- the LOC141912573 gene encoding protein inturned-like translates to MIYEDHIADIDHHDTSGSLTDPTSSGSDLDESEDDISAEEEDVPWSESVGKTGDVFYVEPSRGPISSIAIEEQSVAVTTAMQQLNKNDRNSTTKSWTGNLKKQFRKSITERLKNGIGGGPKIDEVLSGIHGVTFQDKSGILKEVRLFVDPEKNNFGRRSTAMESLFGIVPGTFAGNDDRRIMVQGLTPRGEAMRSREVKIGDWLMKIDGQEVNADNAAATLGAIRSARDVRITLQRFAQEAYITSPIARRDRDTENLVRFMNGLEMPEIHNILNTVPHVAMYLTLDSESDSEIAYKYPKKDSDVASLCGLYISLGHMLKEATDSDARNSTIVCNGRPLHVGHRVFGREVLVIAAPADKVPATLLSSVVEQTTRLLTFLFGSVSDAFKSPIVDDEAPSRVDHLFSLLFQRLLLPDELSKRGIPFRVPLRNLLDVEDGVRWLNLPDAARVDVNNVLSDLEAADFGDMSDDFYGIRRRYSIVGSCLYHKGFLIASHLPAPDLADINLYVRYYCLLALSRHRFLSQLIVWKEVFPSSSKNGALVPGYEETPGRHFLLVVGMKYSLLCVSLRTGGCAEPALGNPPPDPFYVDQAKATLVHLQSVDLAGLCDKKLREPPTPQLANPENFFPNTKIARGDSSTALDKIAIPSSPTKKNPPESILKKRGSPNSSQRRASVSGSSVGERESDADSLQSVGSNSNVAAPPVPLVRGMSQRSSAGSNESVASGASGTLFRNQKQTRNLPSIYDLNGTRTSHDEHVPELKLTSGLENVLFHYVNVERTDGLILCPLNVDSNFQPSYKRLVENFAACCQRIKTRFPSGNDDGDPSRDGRPLGDVYEEGVLFECEPERWSDAKRSPPTMCYWVVGRMIRDAVDRREVYLCFHESIPQHIVELIFQLKFGTGL, encoded by the coding sequence ATGATTTACGAAGATCACATCGCGGACATCGACCACCATGACACGTCCGGGTCGCTGACTGACCCGACATCATCGGGATCCGATCTGGACGAGTCAGAAGATGATATCAGCGCCGAGGAGGAGGACGTGCCGTGGTCTGAGTCCGTCGGTAAAACCGGCGATGTGTTTTACGTCGAACCGTCGCGAGGTCCGATTTCGAGCATCGCTATCGAAGAACAGTCGGTCGCCGTGACGACGGCGATGCaacaattaaacaaaaatgatcgCAACTCGACGACGAAGAGCTGGACGGGAAATCTTAAGAAACAGTTTCGTAAGAGTATAACGGAGCGGCTGAAAAACGGAATCGGAGGCGGGCCGAAAATAGACGAGGTTCTGTCGGGAATTCACGGAGTCACGTTTCAGGATAAGTCGGGAATTCTAAAAGAGGTTCGCCTGTTCGTCGACCCGGAGAAAAATAACTTCGGACGCCGTTCGACGGCGATGGAGAGTTTATTCGGGATCGTGCCGGGAACGTTCGCCGGCAACGACGACCGCCGCATCATGGTGCAGGGTTTAACGCCGCGCGGAGAGGCGATGCGTTCGCGCGAGGTGAAGATCGGCGATTGGTTGATGAAGATCGACGGACAGGAAGTGAACGCCGACAACGCAGCGGCGACGCTCGGCGCGATTCGGTCGGCGCGCGACGTTCGAATCACGCTGCAGCGATTCGCGCAGGAGGCATACATCACGTCGCCGATCGCGCGGCGCGACCGCGACACCGAGAACCTCGTGCGGTTCATGAACGGACTCGAGATGCCCGAGATTCATAACATCCTCAACACGGTGCCGCACGTCGCGATGTACCTGACGCTGGACTCGGAATCGGATTCGGAAATCGCGTATAAATATCCGAAGAAGGACTCGGACGTGGCGTCGTTGTGCGGACTGTACATCAGCCTCGGTCACATGTTGAAAGAGGCGACCGATTCGGACGCGCGTAACTCGACGATCGTCTGCAACGGTCGCCCGCTTCATGTCGGGCACCGGGTTTTCGGCAGAGAGGTGTTAGTGATCGCGGCGCCCGCCGATAAAGTACCCGCGACCCTACTGTCGAGCGTCGTTGAGCAGACGACTCGTTTACTGACGTTTCTCTTCGGTTCTGTGTCGGACGCGTTTAAATCGCCGATCGTTGATGACGAAGCCCCCTCGCGTGTCGATCATTTATTCTCGTTACTATTCCAGCGTTTATTGCTGCCCGACGAACTATCGAAGCGCGGAATCCCGTTTCGCGTGCCGTTGCGTAACCTACTCGACGTCGAGGACGGTGTGCGCTGGTTGAATTTACCGGACGCCGCGCGCGTCGACGTTAACAACGTTCTGAGCGATTTGGAAGCGGCCGATTTCGGCGACATGTCCGATGATTTCTACGGAATTCGTCGTCGTTACTCGATCGTCGGTTCGTGTCTGTATCATAAAGGTTTCCTGATCGCGAGTCACTTGCCGGCGCCGGATCTCGCCGATATAAACCTGTACGTACGTTACTACTGCCTGCTGGCGTTATCGCGCCATCGTTTCCTCAGTCAGTTGATCGTGTGGAAGGAAGTTTTTCCGTCGAGTTCGAAAAACGGCGCGCTCGTACCCGGTTATGAAGAAACGCCCGGTCGGCATTTTCTTTTAGTCGTCGGGATGAAGTATAGTTTACTGTGCGTGTCGTTGCGTACGGGAGGCTGCGCCGAACCGGCGCTCGGTAACCCTCCCCCGGACCCGTTCTACGTCGACCAGGCGAAGGCGACCCTCGTTCACTTGCAGTCGGTCGATCTCGCCGGTTTGTGCGATAAGAAACTGCGCGAGCCGCCGACTCCGCAGTTGGCGAATCCGGAAAACTTTTTCCCGAACACGAAGATCGCGCGCGGCGACAGTTCGACGGCGTTGGATAAAATCGCGATTCCGAGTTCGCCGACGAAGAAGAATCCGCCGGAATCGATTTTAAAGAAGCGCGGTTCTCCGAACTCGTCGCAGCGTCGCGCGAGCGTCTCCGGCAGCAGCGTCGGCGAACGCGAGTCGGACGCCGATAGTCTACAATCGGTCGGCAGTAACTCGAACGTGGCGGCGCCACCGGTACCGCTCGTACGAGGGATGAGTCAACGTAGTTCGGCTGGCTCGAACGAATCGGTGGCTAGCGGCGCCAGCGGTACGCTGTTTCGCAATCAGAAACAAACGCGTAATCTGCCGAGTATTTACGACCTGAACGGAACGCGAACGTCGCACGACGAACACGTTCCCGAACTGAAACTGACGAGCGGTCTCGAGAACGTTCTGTTCCATTATGTGAACGTCGAACGTACGGACGGACTCATTTTGTGTCCGTTGAACGTCGATTCGAACTTTCAACCGTCGTATAAACGATTAGTCGAGAACTTCGCCGCGTGTTGTCAACGGATAAAAACGCGCTTTCCGTCGGGTAACGACGACGGCGATCCGTCGCGCGACGGTCGCCCTCTCGGCGACGTCTACGAAGAAGGCGTTTTATTCGAGTGCGAACCGGAGCGTTGGAGCGACGCGAAACGATCGCCGCCGACGATGTGCTACTGGGTCGTCGGGCGGATGATTCGCGATGCCGTCGATCGACGCGAAGTTTATCTCTGTTTCCACGAGTCGATTCCGCAACAtatcgtcgaattgatattCCAGTTGAAATTCGGAACTGGTCTCTAA
- the LOC141912778 gene encoding uncharacterized protein LOC141912778, which translates to MTLAGSERKQYLGGLYYAVQTGNVNLARQFLKTGIDVTLRLSPNRTTESLMYFAMIRDDPKMMRLLQKSESDYYGVTIATRKHSLLKDAVRHKARNIVLELLKLDCWDLPKYRVDAAGKDDQKCLVDGRTEDGQSIDGMLTDGLSTDGELPMNAEPQKLVDILESRFESPPNLGDLMDFPELYGCEKYEMARRILRWRGRTLAENGGQFIDQRLTELMICEACSEDWTDVLDEYIKNRDVFEDAMNGFIVGLSITLGYAARGCARMLLPIVGPGSYLDYLYILCLFDCVDDLKMATLNAADYAILLRESTNFGSVNAVKYLLSLDIPSNVKLEDLLAETLKAKSPSADLVRFLVERGVDVAREMENHFLIKDVKQKFVSPLTLACRNGNVEIVRLLLDAGATEDGGAEYTAFHAACDADSVEIWRLLSSKFSTDASDVVEYLLYACLKARPEMTRVLLKLADVNSFDPATGDTPLIRISKTDSKSTDDASTVFEMLIAAGALVTGCNHDGISALIAACRARNLKLVDRLLELGAEVHRRNVVHVFSFDVDYDDKSDVVVIGYDDEYLMDFNRELLSSVRTIVTRLRHLQARFLIDAITIAVLRIADDKQKVERFFPTFMYLLKLHPESVASGLLSKGMWKIETVAALDAKNQLTSAQLCEILDVVFDYCSYAEKCSFFQSFERHLFQWRSHNPFILSYIVRKLCGIPYRFSGNTLAFQGVLHDGAFVRLLLDCGCHAADVKSVFKYWFGANVFESRPRVRLPSERLAYIERVRRIVSKPGNLQVLCRVKVRNVIFQSSTNVADVISNLPIPSHMKDYIAML; encoded by the coding sequence ATGACGCTGGCTGGTAGTGAGAGGAAACAGTATCTCGGCGGTCTCTACTACGCCGTACAGACCGGCAACGTTAATCTAGCGAGACAATTCCTGAAAACCGGAATCGACGTCACGTTGAGACTGAGCCCGAATCGTACGACCGAGTCGCTGATGTATTTCGCGATGATTCGCGACGATCCGAAAATGATGCGCCTTCTACAAAAATCGGAATCCGACTATTACGGCGTGACGATCGCGACGCGTAAACACTCGCTGCTCAAAGACGCCGTACGTCATAAAGCTCGCAATATCGTACTCGAATTACTTAAACTCGATTGTTGGGATTTACCGAAGTATAGAGTCGACGCCGCTGGTAAAGACGATCAGAAATGTTTGGTCGACGGACGGACAGAGGATGGACAGTCGATAGACGGAATGTTGACAGACGGACTGTCGACGGACGGAGAGTTACCGATGAACGCGGAACCGCAAAAACTAGTCGATATTCTCGAATCGCGTTTCGAGTCTCCGCCGAATTTAGGCGATCTGATGGACTTCCCCGAGTTGTACGGCTGCGAGAAATACGAAATGGCGCGTCGGATTCTGCGTTGGCGCGGGCGCACGCTCGCCGAGAACGGCGGTCAATTCATCGACCAACGACTGACCGAGTTGATGATCTGCGAGGCGTGCAGCGAGGACTGGACCGACGTTCTGGACGAGTATATAAAAAACCGGGACGTGTTCGAGGACGCGATGAACGGGTTCATAGTCGGGTTGTCGATCACGCTCGGGTACGCGGCGCGAGGTTGCGCCCGCATGCTACTCCCAATCGTCGGACCCGGCTCGTATCTCGACTATCTCTACATACTTTGTTTATTCGATTGCGTCGACGATTTAAAGATGGCGACGTTGAACGCGGCGGATTACGCGATTCTGCTGCGCGAGAGCACGAATTTCGGCTCGGTGAACGCGGTGAAATACCTGCTGTCGCTTGATATACCGTCGAACGTCAAACTCGAGGATCTGCTCGCCGAAACACTGAAGGCTAAATCGCCGAGCGCCGATCTCGTTCGATTCCTCGTCGAAAGAGGCGTCGACGTCGCGCGCGAGatggaaaatcattttctcatCAAAGACGTCAAACAGAAATTCGTGTCTCCGTTGACGCTTGCGTGTCGAAACGGAAACGTCGAGATTGTTCGATTGTTGTTGGATGCCGGGGCGACCGAAGATGGAGGCGCCGAGTACACAGCGTTCCACGCCGCGTGTGATGCCGACTCGGTCGAAATCTGGCGTCTTTTATCTAGTAAATTCTCGACGGACGCGAGCGACGTCGTCGAGTATTTGTTGTACGCGTGTTTGAAAGCGCGACCAGAGATGACGCGAGTTTTGCTGAAACTAGCCGACGTCAATTCGTTCGACCCGGCGACCGGCGACACGCCGTTGATCCGTATCTCGAAAACCGACTCGAAATCGACGGACGACGCGTCAACGGTTTTCGAGATGTTGATCGCGGCCGGGGCGCTGGTTACCGGTTGTAATCACGACGGTATTTCGGCGTTGATCGCCGCGTGTCGAGCGCGGAATCTGAAACTCGTCGATCGTCTGCTCGAGTTAGGAGCCGAAGTTCACCGTCGAAACGTCGTTCACGTTTTCTCATTCGACGTCGATTACGACGATAAAAGcgacgtcgtcgtcatcgGCTACGACGACGAGTATCTGATGGATTTCAATCGCGAGCTGTTGTCGTCGGTTCGCACGATCGTCACGCGATTACGACATTTACAGGCGAGGTTTCTGATCGACGCGATCACGATCGCTGTTTTACGCATCGCCGACGACAAACAAAAAGTCGAACGGTTTTTTCCGACGTTTATGTATTTGTTGAAGCTACATCCGGAGTCAGTAGCGAGCGGACTGCTGTCGAAGGGGATGTGGAAGATTGAAACGGTCGCCGCTCTTGATGCCAAGAACCAGTTGACGTCGGCGCAACTCTGCGAAATTCTCGACGTCGTTTTCGATTATTGCTCGTACGCGGAGAAGTGTTCGTTTTTCCAGTCGTTCGAGCGTCACTTGTTCCAATGGCGCAGCCACAATCCGTTTATTCTGTCGTACATTGTGCGTAAGCTGTGCGGGATTCCGTATCGCTTCAGCGGCAACACGCTTGCGTTCCAGGGCGTGCTTCACGACGGCGCTTTCGTTCGATTGTTGCTCGATTGCGGTTGCCACGCGGCCGACGTGAAGTCCGTTTTCAAATACTGGTTCGGCGCGAACGTTTTCGAGTCGCGGCCGAGGGTTCGATTGCCGTCCGAGCGTCTGGCGTACATCGAACGTGTGAGACGCATCGTTTCGAAACCGGGGAATTTGCAGGTTTTGTGTCGCGTGAAAGTAAGGAATGTGATTTTTCAATCCTCCACGAACGTAGCCGATGTAATCTCTAATTTACCGATACCATCGCATATGAAAGACTACATAGCTATGCTTTAG
- the LOC141912943 gene encoding 5-hydroxyisourate hydrolase-like, whose product MAIASRQGIIVTAVLTCILYITGIAVTLGLILPTGKSNMSNPLTTHVLDTSIGKPANDLPIKLFYDTPNIGWKLLSEGKTNSDGRLPNLITDPGTFVKGTYKLYFDTASYFKQQNITGFYPYVDIVFEITSPGEHYHVPLLLNPYGYSTYRGS is encoded by the exons ATGGCAATCGCTTCACGACAAGGTATTATAGTAACAGCGGTACTGACGTGTATTTTATACATTACTGGAATTGCTGTGACACTCGGACTTATTCTGCCAACTGGAAAG TCGAATATGTCGAATCCGCTAACGACCCACGTGTTGGATACGTCCATCGGTAAGCCGGCTAACGATTTACCAATCAAACTCTTCTACGACACTCCTAATATCGGTTGGAAGCTTCTATCTGAAGG AAAAACGAACTCCGACGGCCGATTGCCGAACCTGATAACGGACCCAGGAACATTCGTTAAAGGAACCTACAAACTGTATTTCGACACAGCATCCTACTTCAAACAGCAGAATATCACTGGGTTTTACCCATATGTTGAC attgtatttgaaataacgagTCCAGGAGAACACTATCACGTACCGTTACTATTGAATCCATACGGATATTCTACATATCGCGGCAGCTGA
- the LOC141912761 gene encoding WD repeat domain phosphoinositide-interacting protein 4-like: MTNRNVIGLRFNQDHGCFTCTMDAGLRIYNVEPLTQKLNFGADVVGSLSQAEMLYRTNLLAIVAGGQTPKFAENTVIIVDDAQKEQQRKIVMELTFSQPVIAVRMRRDRLIVVLRNQLHVFTFPNNPQKLCSFDTRDNPRGLCEVSPSLERQIVAFPGYKCGSLQLLDLSDVSAVESVSSSPVTINAHQGDLACIAINQPGTMVATASNKGTLIRVFDITKKEKPQLLELRRGADPATLYCINFSLDSSYLCTSSDKGTVHIFAIKDQRLNKRSTFKKMGFLGQYVESQWGLTNFTVPVECACICAFGPGNTVYAICVDGTFHKYMFTPEGTCNRQAYDVYLDVGDDMDF, from the exons ATGACGAATCGTAATGTGATCGGGCTTAGATTCAACCAGGATCATG GTTGTTTTACATGTACAATGGACGCTGGGCTGAGAATATACAATGTGGAGCCCTTAACGCAAAAGCTAAACTTCG GAGCTGATGTCGTGGGCAGTTTATCTCAAGCCGAAATGCTCTACAGGACAAACCTCCTCGCTATTGTGGCTGGCGGACAGACGCCGAAATTTGCTGAAAACACTG TAATAATTGTTGACGACGCTCAGAAGGAACAGCAGAGGAAGATCGTAATGGAATTGACGTTCTCTCAACCGGTGATAGCCGTACGAATGCGTAGAGATCGACTCATCGTTGTATTACGCAATCAGCTTCACGTATTTACGTTTCCGAACAATCCTCAAAAACTTTGTAGCTTCGACACGAGAGATAATCCTCGTG GGTTATGTGAGGTCAGCCCATCTTTAGAACGCCAGATTGTCGCATTCCCCGGTTACAAGTGCGGAAGTTTACAATTACTG GATCTTAGCGATGTTTCCGCTGTTGAAAGTGTGTCGTCGAGTCCCGTTACGATAAATGCTCACCAAGGAGACCTCGCGTGTATCGCCATTAATCAACCCGGAACGATGGTCGCAACAGCTTCAAATAAA GGTACATTGATTCGTGTATTCGATATAACTAAGAAAGAAAAGCCTCAACTGCTAGAACTGCGAAGAGGAGCCGATCCTGCTACACTCTACTG CATTAATTTCAGTTTAGATTCGTCGTATTTGTGCACGTCCAGTGATAAAGGGACCGTGCATATATTCGCCATCAAAGACCAACGACTGAATAAGCGTTCAAC TTTTAAGAAGATGGGATTTCTCGGTCAGTACGTCGAATCTCAATGGGGATTAACTAATTTCACTGTACCCGTAGAATGTGCGTGTATATGCGCTTTTGGACCTGGAAACACTGTGTACG CGATCTGCGTTGATGGAACTTTCCACAAATACATGTTTACTCCTGAAGGAACGTGTAATAGACAGGCATATGATGTCTATTTAGATGTTGGTGATGACATGGACTTCTAA